A single region of the Pontibacter kalidii genome encodes:
- a CDS encoding Gfo/Idh/MocA family oxidoreductase codes for MKPDKENSRRDFLKKSAFALASFTIVPRFVLGGKGYVPPSDQLTKGVIGVGAMGRNHFPYADTRVVAVCDVDQNHLKKAVDMLGKGVKTFTDYRELIQMPEVDIVHIATPPHWHGIMAADAARAGKDIWCEKPMTRTIGEGKRVVEAVQQHGRIFRLNTWFRFDDIFYGMGTTVKPIKKLVDSGLLGWPLKVTVGRGTGYDWKFYWVGKTNLDPTPVPKELDYNMWLGPAPYKPYNPHRVHGTFRGYWDYDGGGLGDMGQHYLDPIQYFLGKDNTSPVSVEIDAPQQHADAVGTWRSITYTYEDGCQIILDGEGKEENIPYIEGPKGKLYPGFRSDIPDLRRKLAAFPDPEPQVTDFVQAVKNRQKFALNEENGHRSCTLVNMGLAALRLGRSLKFDPVKQEFINDEGANRLVYQPMRSDWTLV; via the coding sequence ATGAAACCAGACAAAGAGAATTCAAGACGGGACTTTTTAAAGAAGTCTGCCTTTGCATTAGCCTCCTTTACCATTGTGCCGCGCTTTGTGTTGGGTGGGAAAGGATATGTACCCCCTAGCGACCAGCTGACCAAAGGCGTGATTGGTGTAGGGGCTATGGGACGCAACCATTTCCCTTATGCCGATACAAGGGTAGTAGCCGTCTGTGATGTTGACCAAAACCACCTGAAGAAAGCTGTGGACATGCTCGGAAAGGGCGTGAAAACTTTTACTGATTACCGGGAGCTGATCCAGATGCCGGAAGTGGATATTGTGCACATCGCCACCCCGCCGCACTGGCACGGCATTATGGCCGCCGATGCGGCCCGCGCAGGAAAAGACATCTGGTGCGAAAAGCCGATGACCAGGACCATAGGCGAAGGCAAGCGTGTGGTAGAGGCCGTGCAGCAGCACGGGCGCATCTTCCGCCTCAACACCTGGTTCCGGTTCGATGATATTTTCTACGGCATGGGCACCACAGTGAAGCCCATCAAGAAGCTGGTGGACAGCGGCTTGCTCGGCTGGCCCCTGAAAGTGACCGTTGGCCGCGGCACCGGCTATGACTGGAAGTTCTACTGGGTAGGCAAAACTAACTTAGACCCGACCCCCGTGCCGAAAGAACTGGATTACAATATGTGGCTGGGCCCTGCTCCCTACAAGCCCTACAACCCGCATCGCGTGCACGGCACGTTCCGTGGTTACTGGGACTACGATGGCGGCGGCCTCGGCGATATGGGCCAGCATTACCTGGACCCCATCCAGTACTTCCTGGGCAAAGACAACACCAGCCCGGTCTCCGTGGAGATTGACGCGCCGCAGCAGCACGCAGATGCCGTAGGTACCTGGCGCAGTATTACTTATACCTATGAAGATGGTTGCCAAATCATCCTGGACGGGGAAGGCAAGGAGGAAAACATCCCTTACATCGAAGGACCTAAAGGCAAGCTCTACCCGGGCTTCCGCTCCGACATTCCTGATCTTAGAAGGAAATTAGCCGCTTTCCCTGATCCCGAGCCTCAGGTAACGGACTTTGTGCAGGCCGTGAAGAACCGCCAGAAGTTCGCCCTGAACGAGGAAAACGGCCACCGGTCCTGCACGCTTGTCAACATGGGCCTGGCCGCCCTGCGCCTGGGCCGCTCCCTCAAGTTCGACCCGGTAAAGCAGGAGTTCATCAACGACGAAGGTGCCAACCGCCTGGTTTACCAACCGATGCGCTCCGACTGGACACTGGTGTAA
- a CDS encoding sensor histidine kinase, which yields MIFRRLEFGLLVRFILLLGMMFLTVHYLTRFTWLQVGSGILVMLAQLWELAKYVTRSNNELARFLQAVRQRDFSQRFNERTTNSSLRQLHTAFNLINDTYKQLHIEKEAQFRYMQTILQMIDTGIMAVDEETGEVEWVNEAFKSILHLPYLKSINSLEPRYPLLHEALQRIKPGESKLLKLKLQEVQAQLLLSATAFTMQQRPLLLIALRNVSATVDATETEAWQKLLRVMTHEIMNSVAPIASLADTLGRHLHLEREKYELEPEKKLDPELLQDTEEGISIIKKRSEGLLRFAHFYRNLNKSQELMLTTVYVQELFKSINGLMRPQLEAQGVEMTCHVTPPNLTLQGDVNLLEQVIINLILNAKRAVQGRPEPQVILAAAQENGRTTIEVQDNGSGIPEELLESIFIPFFTSHKDGSGIGLSLAKHIMLLHKGSIQVSSEEGVGTVFRLYF from the coding sequence ATGATATTTAGACGCCTCGAATTCGGGCTGTTGGTCCGGTTCATACTTTTGCTGGGCATGATGTTCCTGACGGTGCATTACCTGACGCGCTTTACCTGGCTCCAGGTTGGCTCCGGCATCCTGGTGATGCTGGCGCAGCTGTGGGAGCTGGCCAAGTACGTGACGCGCAGCAATAACGAGCTGGCCAGGTTCCTGCAGGCCGTCAGGCAGCGCGACTTCTCGCAGCGCTTTAACGAGCGTACCACCAACAGCTCGCTGCGGCAGCTGCACACGGCCTTCAACCTCATTAACGACACGTACAAGCAACTCCATATCGAGAAGGAGGCGCAGTTCCGGTACATGCAGACCATTCTGCAGATGATCGATACCGGCATTATGGCAGTGGATGAGGAGACCGGTGAGGTAGAGTGGGTGAACGAGGCCTTTAAAAGTATCCTGCACCTGCCTTACCTTAAAAGTATAAACAGCCTGGAGCCGCGCTACCCGCTGCTGCACGAGGCACTGCAACGTATAAAGCCCGGCGAGAGCAAACTGCTGAAACTAAAGCTGCAGGAGGTGCAGGCGCAGTTGCTACTCTCGGCCACGGCCTTTACCATGCAGCAGCGCCCCCTGCTGCTCATCGCCCTTCGGAACGTAAGCGCCACGGTGGATGCCACCGAAACCGAGGCCTGGCAAAAGCTGCTGCGCGTGATGACGCACGAGATCATGAACTCGGTAGCCCCCATCGCTTCGCTAGCCGACACGCTGGGGCGCCACCTGCACCTGGAGCGGGAGAAGTATGAACTGGAGCCGGAAAAAAAACTGGACCCCGAACTGTTGCAGGACACCGAAGAGGGTATCTCCATCATCAAAAAGCGGAGCGAGGGCCTGCTGCGCTTTGCCCATTTCTACCGCAACCTGAACAAGTCGCAGGAGCTGATGCTGACCACCGTGTATGTGCAGGAGCTCTTTAAAAGTATAAACGGCCTGATGCGCCCGCAACTGGAGGCGCAGGGCGTAGAAATGACCTGCCACGTAACACCGCCTAACCTCACCCTCCAGGGCGACGTGAACCTGCTGGAGCAGGTCATCATCAACCTTATCCTGAATGCCAAGCGCGCGGTGCAGGGCAGGCCTGAGCCGCAGGTTATACTTGCCGCAGCCCAGGAAAACGGCAGGACCACCATCGAAGTACAGGACAACGGCTCCGGCATTCCGGAAGAGCTACTGGAGAGCATTTTCATTCCTTTCTTCACCTCCCACAAAGACGGCTCCGGCATTGGCCTCAGTTTGGCCAAACACATCATGCTGCTGCACAAGGGCAGTATACAGGTGAGCTCCGAGGAAGGCGTGGGAACGGTGTTCAGGCTGTACTTCTAG
- the cfa gene encoding cyclopropane fatty acyl phospholipid synthase produces MGATGLQQQVARILATADVKINGPDPWDLQVHDQRFYKRILAEGTLGLGESYMDGWWDCASIDQFVFKVLRADLYKQARLGWRSVLQVLLAKLLNLQGKGKAARNAQRHYDIGNKLYQLMLDQRMVYSCAYWKDADTLDQAQENKLDLICRKLYLQPGQRVLDIGCGWGGFARYAAEKYGVEVVGVTVSREQAALAQELCRGLPVDIRLQDYRDVSEQFDHVVSVGMVEHVGYRNHRTFMQTAARCLKDDGLFLLHTIGVNFSKVAADPFTDTYIFPNCLIPSIRQLGAAMEHVFMVEDWHNFGPYYDHTLMAWFRNFDQNWEQLQGEYGERFYRMWKYYLLSSAGSFRARNNQLWQLVLSKKGVVGGYKAVR; encoded by the coding sequence ATGGGTGCAACAGGATTGCAGCAGCAGGTAGCCCGTATCTTAGCCACAGCGGACGTGAAAATCAATGGCCCCGACCCCTGGGATTTGCAGGTGCACGACCAGCGTTTTTACAAGCGCATACTTGCAGAGGGTACCCTGGGCCTGGGGGAGTCTTACATGGATGGTTGGTGGGACTGCGCCAGTATAGATCAGTTTGTGTTTAAGGTGCTGCGGGCCGATCTGTATAAACAGGCAAGGCTGGGCTGGCGCTCGGTGCTGCAGGTGCTGCTGGCAAAGCTGCTGAACCTGCAGGGCAAAGGCAAGGCCGCCCGTAACGCCCAACGCCACTACGACATCGGCAACAAACTCTACCAGCTCATGCTCGACCAGCGTATGGTGTACAGCTGCGCGTATTGGAAGGATGCCGATACGTTGGACCAGGCACAGGAAAACAAACTCGACCTGATCTGCCGGAAATTATACTTGCAGCCGGGCCAGCGCGTGCTCGACATCGGCTGTGGCTGGGGAGGCTTTGCCAGGTATGCCGCCGAAAAGTATGGCGTGGAGGTAGTGGGCGTAACCGTGTCGCGGGAGCAGGCGGCACTGGCGCAGGAGCTGTGCCGCGGCCTGCCCGTAGACATACGCCTGCAGGACTACCGCGACGTAAGCGAGCAATTCGACCATGTGGTGTCGGTGGGGATGGTGGAGCACGTGGGCTACCGCAACCACCGGACATTTATGCAAACCGCCGCCCGCTGCCTGAAGGATGACGGCCTTTTCCTGCTGCACACCATCGGCGTAAACTTCTCCAAGGTAGCTGCCGATCCGTTTACTGACACCTACATTTTCCCCAACTGCCTGATTCCCTCCATCCGGCAGCTGGGGGCAGCCATGGAGCACGTTTTTATGGTGGAGGATTGGCACAACTTCGGCCCCTACTATGACCATACGTTGATGGCCTGGTTCCGAAACTTTGACCAAAACTGGGAGCAGCTGCAGGGTGAGTATGGTGAGCGCTTCTACCGCATGTGGAAGTACTACCTGCTATCCAGCGCCGGCTCGTTCAGGGCGCGCAACAACCAGCTTTGGCAACTGGTGCTTTCTAAAAAAGGAGTTGTGGGAGGTTATAAGGCGGTGAGGTGA
- a CDS encoding sigma-54-dependent transcriptional regulator, whose protein sequence is MATVNNARVLVVDDEADVLFALKMLLKTEVKEVVTEKNPDLLPGLLERQKFDVIFLDMNFKSALNTGNEGLFWLRQILDRDKDVSVILITAYGDVELAVKSLKEGAADFIVKPWHNEKLLETLHQTLEKRQQKAKGGTAPASAKKNTSTSILGESEAIKEVLYKIEKIAPTEANVLILGENGTGKELVARALHEKSFRAGKPFVSVDMGALTDSLFESELFGYKKGAFTDAREDRPGRFEAANGGTLFLDEIGNISPAMQAKLLTVLQNRQVTPLGSNTPIPVDIRLISATNEPIYELAARNQFRKDLIYRINTVEITLPPLRQRHGDVELLARHFAAIYARKNHKPVPEFVPETLQKLNRHSWPGNVRELQHAVERAIILAEGKVLQPQDFSFSAMEATPASPAAAFIPDTPVPLSEIERETIIRVLEKNKGNISRTAKELGLTRTALYRRLNKHDI, encoded by the coding sequence ATGGCCACAGTAAATAATGCCCGTGTGCTGGTGGTAGACGATGAGGCGGACGTGCTGTTCGCCCTGAAGATGCTGCTTAAAACCGAGGTAAAAGAAGTTGTTACCGAGAAGAACCCCGACCTTTTGCCCGGCTTGCTGGAGCGGCAGAAGTTCGACGTCATCTTCCTGGACATGAATTTTAAAAGCGCCCTGAACACCGGAAACGAGGGGCTTTTCTGGCTGCGGCAAATTCTGGACCGGGACAAGGACGTCTCGGTTATACTTATCACAGCCTACGGCGATGTGGAGCTGGCGGTAAAATCCCTGAAAGAGGGCGCGGCAGACTTTATCGTGAAGCCCTGGCACAACGAGAAGCTGCTGGAGACCCTGCACCAGACCCTGGAGAAGCGGCAGCAGAAAGCCAAGGGCGGCACTGCTCCTGCATCCGCCAAAAAGAACACCAGTACAAGTATACTAGGCGAGAGTGAGGCGATAAAAGAGGTGCTGTATAAAATTGAGAAGATCGCACCTACCGAGGCGAACGTGCTTATACTTGGCGAGAACGGCACCGGCAAGGAGCTGGTGGCGCGGGCACTGCACGAGAAGTCGTTTCGGGCGGGCAAGCCTTTCGTAAGCGTGGACATGGGCGCCCTGACGGATAGCTTGTTCGAAAGTGAGCTGTTCGGCTATAAAAAGGGAGCTTTCACTGATGCCCGCGAAGACAGGCCCGGCCGCTTTGAGGCCGCCAATGGCGGCACGCTCTTTTTAGATGAAATCGGTAACATCTCGCCGGCCATGCAGGCCAAGCTACTCACGGTGCTGCAAAACCGGCAGGTAACACCTCTGGGCTCCAATACACCCATTCCGGTGGATATCCGCCTGATTTCGGCCACCAACGAGCCTATTTATGAGCTGGCTGCGCGGAACCAGTTCCGCAAGGACCTGATCTACCGCATCAATACCGTGGAGATCACGCTGCCGCCGCTGCGCCAGCGCCATGGCGATGTGGAGCTGCTGGCGCGCCATTTTGCGGCCATCTATGCCCGGAAAAACCACAAACCCGTGCCCGAATTTGTCCCGGAAACGCTGCAGAAGCTAAACAGGCACAGCTGGCCGGGCAACGTGCGCGAGCTGCAGCATGCCGTGGAGCGGGCTATTATACTGGCTGAGGGCAAGGTACTGCAGCCGCAGGATTTCAGTTTCTCGGCCATGGAGGCGACTCCGGCCTCCCCTGCCGCTGCCTTTATACCTGACACGCCGGTGCCGCTGAGCGAGATTGAGCGCGAAACCATCATCCGGGTACTGGAGAAGAACAAAGGCAATATCTCCCGCACTGCCAAGGAGCTGGGCCTTACCCGCACCGCCCTTTACCGCCGACTCAACAAGCATGATATTTAG
- a CDS encoding transglutaminase-like domain-containing protein — protein sequence MKKLFTCMLLMLVLLAPALAQNIHKGLPVVKATATVADYKIGKELIKGNWNISPQLSPDVLKVPVHMAKENVTFYTNTDSISFVVKAGKSYRFYVNLNDTAYALTELQGYGFEAVQFNKTQQVPAYTLMYEQNPNNPYLQELRTKYKLDALVAGAANDTEKALRMVNWVHQQWQHNGMNEPSSPDALTILAEVKEGKRFRCVEYGIVTTACLNAIGLPARTMGLKMKDVETIESGAGHVLLEVYLPDLRKWVMLDGQFDVMPVLNNVPLNAVEFQQAIARNYSKLEIRSLSGASKGQYVNWVYPYLYYFDVRFDNREGVAFERETVDGKASLMLVPVGAKVPEVFQRKHKMDRYKYTNSLADLYQAPVLPAATTTASK from the coding sequence ATGAAAAAGTTATTTACCTGTATGCTCCTGATGCTGGTACTGCTCGCACCGGCCTTAGCTCAAAACATCCACAAGGGTCTGCCAGTAGTAAAGGCAACCGCTACCGTGGCTGATTATAAAATTGGCAAAGAACTGATCAAAGGGAACTGGAACATTTCCCCACAACTGTCGCCGGATGTGCTGAAAGTGCCAGTGCACATGGCCAAGGAAAACGTTACCTTTTACACCAACACCGACTCCATCAGCTTTGTCGTGAAGGCTGGTAAATCGTACCGCTTCTACGTAAACCTGAACGACACGGCTTATGCCCTGACAGAGCTACAGGGCTATGGCTTTGAGGCGGTTCAGTTTAACAAGACCCAGCAGGTGCCGGCTTATACTTTGATGTATGAGCAAAACCCAAATAACCCTTACCTGCAGGAGTTGCGCACCAAGTATAAACTGGATGCCCTGGTGGCAGGCGCCGCCAACGATACGGAGAAAGCGCTGCGCATGGTAAACTGGGTGCACCAGCAGTGGCAACACAACGGCATGAACGAGCCCAGTAGTCCGGATGCGCTCACGATACTGGCTGAGGTAAAAGAAGGCAAGCGGTTTCGCTGCGTGGAGTACGGCATTGTAACCACCGCTTGCCTGAACGCCATTGGCCTGCCCGCTCGTACCATGGGCCTGAAGATGAAGGACGTGGAAACGATAGAATCCGGTGCCGGGCATGTGCTACTGGAAGTATACCTGCCGGACCTGCGGAAGTGGGTGATGCTGGACGGGCAGTTCGACGTGATGCCGGTGCTTAACAACGTGCCGCTGAACGCCGTGGAGTTTCAGCAGGCTATTGCCAGGAACTATAGCAAACTGGAGATCAGAAGCCTGTCCGGAGCAAGCAAGGGACAGTACGTGAACTGGGTATACCCTTACCTGTACTACTTCGATGTGCGCTTCGACAACCGTGAGGGGGTGGCTTTTGAAAGAGAGACCGTGGACGGAAAAGCCTCGCTGATGCTGGTGCCGGTAGGGGCGAAGGTGCCGGAAGTGTTCCAGCGCAAGCATAAAATGGACCGCTACAAGTATACCAACTCGCTCGCGGACCTGTACCAGGCACCGGTACTGCCTGCTGCCACTACCACAGCATCAAAGTAA
- a CDS encoding ABC transporter permease produces the protein MIKNYLKMAYRNLMRHKVFSLINVSGLALGMTCSILILLWVKDELSIDQFHADLDNLYRVMEVQSYPGSDNFTTDATPGPLAEALEAEFPEVKHAVRSTTWPWQQLFAYGDKSLKVNGRYTDPEFFEAFTFPLLYGDARTVLSQPHSVVISETVARQFFDSPEEAMGKLFKINNGQSYKVTGVMQDVPKNSTMQFDYVMPVDDWINSPGSEWLHEWGNNALRTFLQLQPGTDIAAFNEKIKPFIKKHDKESTTEVFVQPVADMYLYGDFREGKQGFIERVRLFSVVAVFILVIACINFMNLATARSSKRAKEVGVRKAIGASKGSLVRQFMVESVLMAFLALFLAVNLAGMLLPDFNDLTGKYISLDFSDPTLVLLLLGVALLTGILSGSYPAFFLSSFDPAKVLKGTVKVGNRVSGVREGLVVFQFILSALLIISTLVAYLQLNYIRTKNIGLDRENLVYVPLEGALRDRYDVVKRELQNTPGVLHVTASDQLPISVGNSTGGIEWKGKDPNANILFSVMSVGYDFVETMDVKLLEGRTFSREFGTDTASFIINKEAARLMQMQDPVGQWLKWSIEGRVIGVIDNFHSASMHMPTQPLILRLHPDSDNLLFARLEAGQTRQALAALEKIVKRHNPAYPFEYHFLDEDFEKMYKAEAIMGQLTKYFAGIAIFISCLGLFGLALFTAEQRTKEIGVRKVLGASVTSIVYLLSKDFLKLVLIANVIALPLGWYLMTNWLNDYADRTELSWWIFAAAFIATIIIAIVTLSFHAIKTAVANPVNSLRTE, from the coding sequence ATGATCAAGAACTATCTTAAAATGGCCTACCGCAACCTGATGCGCCACAAGGTCTTCTCGCTCATCAACGTCTCCGGCCTGGCGCTGGGCATGACCTGTTCCATACTTATACTTCTGTGGGTGAAGGATGAACTGAGCATCGACCAGTTCCATGCAGATCTGGACAACCTGTACCGGGTGATGGAAGTGCAGAGCTACCCTGGCTCTGACAACTTCACGACAGATGCCACGCCGGGTCCTCTGGCCGAGGCGCTGGAAGCGGAGTTTCCGGAGGTAAAGCATGCTGTGCGCAGCACCACCTGGCCCTGGCAGCAACTCTTCGCCTATGGCGACAAATCCCTGAAGGTGAACGGGCGCTACACCGATCCGGAGTTCTTCGAGGCGTTTACTTTCCCGCTGTTGTACGGGGACGCCCGGACGGTACTGTCGCAACCACACTCGGTGGTGATTTCCGAAACGGTGGCCAGGCAGTTTTTTGATTCCCCGGAGGAGGCCATGGGTAAGCTCTTCAAGATCAATAATGGCCAAAGCTATAAGGTAACAGGGGTGATGCAGGACGTGCCGAAGAACTCCACCATGCAGTTCGACTACGTGATGCCGGTAGACGATTGGATCAACAGTCCCGGAAGCGAGTGGCTGCATGAGTGGGGAAACAATGCGCTGCGCACCTTTCTGCAATTGCAGCCGGGTACCGACATTGCTGCCTTCAATGAAAAGATCAAGCCTTTTATCAAGAAGCATGATAAGGAATCGACAACAGAAGTATTTGTGCAGCCTGTGGCCGACATGTACCTCTATGGCGACTTCCGGGAAGGGAAGCAGGGCTTCATTGAGCGGGTACGTCTGTTCTCGGTCGTGGCGGTGTTCATACTTGTTATTGCCTGCATCAACTTCATGAACCTGGCCACCGCGCGCTCCTCTAAGCGCGCCAAAGAGGTAGGCGTTCGCAAGGCTATCGGAGCCAGCAAGGGCTCGCTGGTGCGGCAGTTCATGGTAGAGTCGGTGCTGATGGCTTTCCTGGCACTGTTCCTGGCCGTAAACCTGGCCGGTATGCTGCTGCCAGACTTCAACGACCTGACCGGCAAGTATATTTCCCTCGATTTTTCGGACCCTACACTCGTGCTGCTGCTGCTGGGGGTGGCCCTGCTGACGGGTATACTTTCGGGCAGTTACCCGGCCTTTTTCCTGTCCTCCTTCGATCCGGCCAAAGTGCTGAAAGGCACCGTGAAGGTGGGTAACCGGGTATCGGGGGTGCGTGAGGGGCTGGTCGTGTTCCAGTTTATACTTTCTGCTTTGCTCATTATCAGCACCCTGGTAGCCTACCTGCAGCTCAACTACATCCGCACCAAAAACATCGGCTTAGACCGCGAGAACCTGGTGTATGTGCCGCTGGAGGGCGCCCTGCGCGACCGTTACGACGTAGTGAAGCGCGAGCTGCAGAACACACCGGGCGTGCTCCATGTAACAGCCAGCGACCAGTTGCCGATCTCGGTGGGCAATTCTACCGGAGGCATCGAATGGAAAGGCAAGGACCCGAATGCCAACATCCTGTTCAGCGTGATGTCGGTAGGCTATGATTTTGTAGAAACCATGGACGTGAAGCTGTTGGAAGGGCGCACCTTCTCCAGGGAGTTCGGAACCGATACCGCTTCCTTTATCATCAACAAAGAAGCTGCCCGTCTGATGCAGATGCAGGACCCGGTAGGCCAGTGGCTCAAGTGGAGCATAGAGGGGCGTGTGATCGGCGTGATCGACAACTTCCATAGTGCTTCGATGCATATGCCAACGCAGCCGCTTATCCTGCGCCTGCATCCTGATTCCGATAACCTGCTATTTGCGCGCCTGGAGGCCGGGCAAACCCGGCAGGCACTTGCGGCCCTGGAGAAGATTGTGAAACGGCATAATCCGGCTTATCCATTTGAGTATCACTTCCTGGACGAGGATTTTGAGAAAATGTACAAAGCCGAAGCCATCATGGGCCAGCTGACGAAGTATTTTGCGGGCATTGCCATCTTCATCTCCTGCCTGGGCTTGTTTGGATTGGCCTTGTTTACGGCAGAGCAGCGCACCAAAGAGATTGGCGTGCGCAAAGTGCTGGGCGCCTCGGTCACCAGTATCGTATACTTGCTTTCCAAGGATTTCCTGAAATTGGTGCTGATCGCCAACGTGATTGCGCTGCCGCTGGGCTGGTATTTGATGACCAACTGGCTCAACGACTATGCCGACCGGACGGAGTTAAGCTGGTGGATCTTTGCGGCGGCCTTTATTGCTACCATCATCATCGCTATTGTTACCCTGAGCTTTCATGCCATCAAAACGGCGGTGGCTAACCCGGTAAACTCCCTCCGGACAGAGTAA
- a CDS encoding catalase, whose amino-acid sequence MKENKKYRTANLGDNQKGKSNGKSRTLTTRQGHPVTDNQNIRTVGNRGPATMENYHFIEKISHFDRERVPERVVHARGAGAHGVFEAYGTVGNDPVEKFTRAKVFKKGKQTPTFVRFSTVGHGTHSPETLRDPRGFAVKFYTEDGNWDLVGNNLKIFFIRDAMKFPDLIHSQKPDPVTNIQSAERIFDFFSGTPEATHMVTFLYSPWGIPANYRQMQGSGVNTYKWVNADGEAVLVKYHWEPMKQGIRNLTQKEAQEIQGKNFNHATQDLYEAIDRGDFPEWELNVQIMSDEEHPELDFDPLDDTKLWPKEQFPWYPVGKMTLNRNPVDYFNEVELSAFGTGVLVDGLDFSDDKMLQGRTFSYSDTQRYRVGANYLQLPINAAKTHVATNQRGGQMAFDTDFAEGQNIHVNYEPSILGGLEEAPKPEKEYMPRYEANLVRQHIDRTNHFGQAGETFRNFEDWERDELINNLGNDLAKCDPRIQEKMLSYFTQADEDYGRRVKESIERATEEKKKMMKHDKIAGTDGPSGNVTGEEGVEQAQSESHSAKPY is encoded by the coding sequence ATGAAAGAGAACAAGAAATACCGCACTGCAAACCTGGGAGACAACCAAAAAGGCAAGAGCAATGGAAAGTCCCGCACACTAACCACCCGCCAGGGCCACCCCGTAACCGACAACCAGAATATTCGCACCGTCGGCAACCGCGGCCCTGCGACCATGGAGAACTACCATTTTATTGAAAAGATCTCGCACTTCGACCGCGAGCGCGTGCCGGAGCGCGTGGTGCATGCCCGTGGCGCAGGTGCACACGGTGTTTTCGAGGCTTACGGCACGGTAGGCAACGACCCGGTGGAGAAATTTACCCGCGCCAAGGTATTTAAGAAAGGGAAGCAGACACCGACTTTTGTGCGTTTCTCTACGGTGGGTCACGGCACGCACTCCCCAGAAACACTGCGCGACCCACGTGGCTTTGCCGTTAAGTTCTACACCGAGGACGGCAACTGGGATTTGGTAGGCAACAACCTGAAGATCTTCTTTATCCGGGATGCGATGAAATTCCCGGACCTGATCCACTCCCAAAAGCCCGACCCGGTGACCAACATCCAAAGCGCGGAGCGTATCTTCGACTTCTTCTCCGGCACGCCGGAGGCCACTCATATGGTTACGTTCCTGTACTCCCCTTGGGGCATTCCGGCCAATTACCGCCAGATGCAGGGCTCGGGTGTGAATACCTATAAATGGGTGAACGCTGATGGCGAGGCCGTGCTGGTGAAATACCACTGGGAGCCCATGAAGCAGGGCATCCGCAACCTAACACAGAAAGAAGCCCAGGAAATCCAGGGTAAAAACTTTAACCACGCCACCCAGGATCTCTACGAGGCCATTGATCGCGGGGACTTCCCGGAGTGGGAGCTGAACGTGCAGATCATGAGCGATGAGGAGCACCCGGAACTGGACTTCGACCCGCTGGACGATACCAAACTATGGCCGAAAGAGCAATTCCCGTGGTACCCGGTGGGTAAAATGACCCTGAACCGCAACCCGGTGGACTACTTTAACGAGGTAGAACTGTCTGCCTTCGGAACGGGTGTGCTGGTAGATGGGCTGGACTTCTCTGATGACAAGATGCTGCAGGGCCGCACCTTCTCTTACTCCGACACCCAGCGTTACCGCGTAGGGGCCAACTATTTGCAGCTACCGATCAATGCAGCTAAAACGCATGTGGCAACGAACCAGCGGGGCGGCCAGATGGCTTTCGACACCGATTTTGCGGAAGGCCAGAACATACACGTGAACTATGAGCCATCCATACTGGGCGGTTTAGAGGAAGCCCCGAAGCCGGAAAAAGAATATATGCCACGTTACGAGGCCAACCTTGTGCGCCAGCATATCGACCGCACCAACCATTTCGGGCAGGCCGGTGAGACGTTCCGCAACTTTGAGGACTGGGAGCGCGACGAACTGATCAACAACCTGGGCAACGACCTGGCCAAATGCGATCCGCGCATTCAGGAGAAGATGCTGAGCTACTTTACGCAGGCCGATGAGGACTATGGCCGCCGAGTGAAGGAGAGTATTGAACGTGCTACTGAAGAGAAGAAGAAAATGATGAAACACGATAAAATTGCCGGCACGGATGGCCCTTCGGGCAATGTAACCGGCGAAGAAGGTGTAGAGCAGGCGCAAAGCGAGTCGCATTCTGCTAAACCATACTAA